One stretch of Zingiber officinale cultivar Zhangliang chromosome 6B, Zo_v1.1, whole genome shotgun sequence DNA includes these proteins:
- the LOC121991192 gene encoding bidirectional sugar transporter SWEET5-like, with protein MIMNQSIIRNIIGIIGNVISCGLFLSPMPTYIQIIKSKDVKKFSPIPYLATLLNCLLWFFYGLPIVHPNSLLVITINGIGITFEVFYLTVFLIFAARQGRLKVMKLLALETVFMIVVVTSVLLLIHTTTKRSLVVGILCIIFGTCMYASPLVVMKLVIQTKSVEFMPFTLSLASFLNGVCWTSYGFLPFYINLLVPNGLGTLFGLAQLVLYTCYFKSTSNKDARAEVELPV; from the exons CATCATCCGCAACATCATCGGAATAATAG GGAATGTAATCTCATGTGGTTTGTTTTTGTCTCCCAT GCCGACGTATATACAAATCATCAAGAGCAAGGATGTGAAGAAATTTTCGCCAATCCCTTACCTCGCTACATTACTCAATTgcttgctttggtttttctatgGGTTGCCCATTGTCCACCCCAATAGCCTTCTCGTGATCACCATCAATGGCATCGGTATAACCTTTGAAGTATTCTACCTCACTGTTTTCTTAATCTTTGCTGCTCGCCAAGGCCGC TTGAAGGTCATGAAACTATTAGCACTTGAGACGGTGTTCATGATAGTTGTAGTAACTTCAGTGCTTTTGTTGATCCACACGACTACTAAGAGATCCTTAGTTGTGGGTATCCTCTGTATCATCTTTGGAACTTGCATGTATGCCTCCCCTCTTGTTGTGATG AAACTTGTGATTCAAACAAAAAGCGTGGAGTTCATGCCTTTCACACTTTCTCTTGCTAGCTTCCTCAATGGAGTTTGTTGGACAAGCTATGGTTTCCTCCCCTTCTACATCAATCTCCTC GTTCCAAATGGTTTGGGGACTCTCTTTGGCCTTGCCCAACTAGTTCTATATACTTGTTATTTCAAGTCCACATCGAATAAGGATGCTAGAGCAGAAGTGGAGCTACCCGTCTAA